In one Phyllostomus discolor isolate MPI-MPIP mPhyDis1 chromosome 8, mPhyDis1.pri.v3, whole genome shotgun sequence genomic region, the following are encoded:
- the LOC114503183 gene encoding rab-interacting lysosomal protein isoform X1 produces MEPKRAAPGEQGWGSPAATGVERVAELVYHLAGALGTELKELARRFGPEAAAGLVPLVVRALELLEKAAVGPAPDSLQVSALQAELELQRLREENEHLRRELRCGPQEERALLQQLKEVTDRQRDELRAYNRDLLQRSQETEALQEQLQRLLLVNAELRHKLAAVQTQLRAAWDRESERELRREGAVELAQQRTREQAGGPGCEQRQEPERLTAEAGVPGTQEDLEDAPQQPLHPSNVGQCGFSREELEQILQERNELKANVFLLKEELAYFQRELLTDHRVPGLLLEAMKVAVRKQRKKIKAKMLGTPEEAESSDDEDGSWLLLSSHKGDHPPPPDSRIQSFFGQCYRGEAEAPEAKSSSTAPSEPGGEGETPHQPHLGLMGSS; encoded by the exons ATGGAGCCCAAGAGAGCGGcgcctggggagcagggctgggggtctCCAGCGGCCACGGGGGTGGAGAGGGTTGCGGAGCTCGTGTACCATCTAGCCGGGGCCCTGGGCACTGAGCTGAAGGAGCTAGCACGCCGCTTTGGgccggaggcggcggcggggctCGTGCCTCTCGTGGTGCGGGCGCTAGAGCTACTGGAAAAGGCTGCCGTGGGGCCCGCCCCCGACTCG CTGCAGGTGTCGGCGCTGCAGGCCGAACTGGAGCTGCAGCGGCTGCGGGAGGAGAACGAGCACCTCCGCAGAGAGTTGCGCTGCGGTCCACAGG AGGAGCGCGCTCTGCTGCAGCAGCTCAAGGAGGTGACCGACCGACAGCGGGACGAACTCCGGGCATACAACCGTGACTTGCTGCAGCGCAGCCAAGAGACTGAGGCC TTGCAGGAGCAGCTGCAGCGCCTCCTGCTGGTGAATGCAGAGTTGCGGCACAAGCTGGCCGCGGTGCAAACCCAGCTGCGCGCCGCATGGGACCGTGAGAGCGAGCGGGAGCTGCGGCGTGAAGGGGCCGTGGAGCTGGCTCAGCAGCGGACACGGGAACAGGCCGGGGGTCCTGGGTGTGAGCAGAGGCAGGAGCCCGAGCGGCTGACCGCCGAAGCAGGAGTCCCAGGGACCCAGGAGGACCTG gaggatgccccGCAGCAGCCACTGCATCCCTCCAACGTGGGGCAGTGTGGCTTCAGTCGAGAGGAGCTTGAGCAGATCCTTCAGGAGCGGAATGAGCTCAAAGCCAATGTGTTTCTGCTGAAGGAGGAGTTGGCCTACTTCCAGCG GGAGCTGCTCACAGACCACAGGGTCCCTGGGCTCCTGCTGGAAGCCATGAAGGTGGCTGTCAGGAAGCAGCGGAAGAAGATCAAGGCCAAGATGTTAGGGAccccagaggaagcagagagcag TGACGATGAGGATGGCTCATGGCTCCTGCTCTCCAGCCACAAGGGAGACCACCCCCCGCCTCCGGATTCCAGAATACAGAGTTT CTTTGGCCAGTGTTATC